A genomic region of Nymphaea colorata isolate Beijing-Zhang1983 chromosome 2, ASM883128v2, whole genome shotgun sequence contains the following coding sequences:
- the LOC116248339 gene encoding uncharacterized protein LOC116248339, with protein MGSLCNSLLLAVLLMSIAVEGTQADVVVSGSVFCDQCKDGRWSLFDYPLNGVNVALVCADQGGAEKVLMQETSNLVGAYSMRLKGSPDMRRCFARVVGSPQGNWCTASAGPARSLSPSVSMFGVSFYTVDSLLLQPARPMSFCPKSLNPRPAHPVFPAIPPLPFLQPSACPSRFWLMPGNRCNWRVVGPQTKVALAFGLAAAQKYGTDMTLGQGLLGRGELYRTLLREATTALLNSYNSIQFEYPTLRVLWDMNQALQGTPRQAIRQALRFSRANAGSRNVTCRLAACH; from the exons atgggTAGTCTCTGCAACTCCCTCTTGCTCGCTGTGCTTCTTATGTCCATAGCTGTGGAGGGCACACAAGCAGACGTGGTAGTGTCCGGCAGCGTTTTCTGCGACCAATGTAAGGATGGTCGTTGGAGCCTCTTCGACTACCCTCTTAATG GGGTGAATGTGGCGTTGGTTTGTGCTGATCAAGGGGGAGCGGAGAAGGTGCTGATGCAAGAGACCAGTAACTTGGTCGGCGCCTACTCCATGAGGTTGAAGGGCAGCCCTGACATGAGGCGGTGCTTCGCTCGGGTGGTGGGGAGCCCTCAAGGCAATTGGTGCACAGCGTCGGCCGGCCCTGCCAGAAGTCTGTCGCCCTCCGTCAGCATGTTCGGCGTCTCCTTCTACACCGTCGACTCTTTGCTCCTACAGCCCGCTCGGCCCATGTCCTTCTGCCCCAAGTCCCTCAATCCCCGGCCCGCCCACCCCGTCTTTCCTGCCATCCCGCCACTGCCGTTCCTTCAGCCGTCAGCTTGCCCTTCCCG GTTCTGGCTGATGCCTGGGAACAGGTGCAACTGGAGGGTGGTCGGACCCCAGACGAAGGTGGCCCTCGCCTTCGGCCTGGCTGCAGCTCAAAAGTACGGGACAGACATGACGCTCGGGCAAGGGCTGCTGGGTAGGGGCGAGCTGTACAGGACCCTGCTCAGGGAAGCCACCACTGCCCTTCTCAACTCTTACAACAGCATCCAGTTCGAGTACCCCACGCTCAGGGTCCTGTGGGACATGAACCAGGCGCTGCAGGGCACGCCCAGGCAAGCCATCCGGCAGGCGCTGAGGTTCAGCAGGGCCAACGCTGGCTCCCGCAACGTCACCTGCCGCTTGGCTGCCTGCCACTGA
- the LOC116248266 gene encoding eukaryotic translation initiation factor 4B3: MATTTASVWAKPGAWALEAEESEALEQMQQEQRRQEEAAAAVAADEAALADFPSLSMAAATKTSRKKKGQTLSLSEFNTGKAVTHGAGRSRGSESVGLTPDELLMLPTGPRQRSPEELERSRLGGGFRSYGREGFSRDGGAGGDRGYGNGAGRGGGGIGGGAGGAREFTPSRADEIDDWGAGKKPLPERRERGFFESQSKADESDNWSSNKSRSASSGGGFGGYREREGRSRPGFEMFGGAAGSNSWGRKAEDSNGGAASDSWGRKTEDSNVSSMGYGGRPRLVLQPRTLPLDGKSDQPAQVSGVQRTKGSNPFGAARPREEVLAEKGQDWKKIDEKLEAGKIKDVDSPPRLERNDGSFGRKDFGNGKVSSHDDRTVRSWRKPDSTDSPGRVGKAEDGEKAESIGEVEGAPSN, encoded by the exons atggcgACGACGACGGCATCTGTGTGGGCGAAGCCAGGGGCGTGGGCGCTCGAGGCGGAGGAGAGCGAGGCGCTCGAGCAGATGCAGCAGGAGCAGCGGCGACAGGaggaggcggcggcggcggtcGCAGCCGACGAGGCGGCGCTTGCCGACTTCCCTTCGCTCTCCATGGCCGCGGCCACCAAGACCTCCCGGAAGAAGAAGGGGCAGACCTTGTCCCTCTCCGAGTTCAACACCGGCAAGGCCGTCACACATGGCGCGGGGAGGTCGCGCGGGTCGGAATCCGTGGGCCTCACCCCCGATGAGCTTCTCATGCTTCCCACCGGTCCTCGCCAGCGCTCCCCGGAGGAGCTCGAGCGCAGCAGGCTTGGTGGGGGGTTCAGATCTTATGGCCGGGAAGGGTTCTCCCGCGATGGTGGCGCTGGAGGAGACCGAGGATACGGTAACGGGGCTGGTCGCGGCGGTGGTGGTATTGGTGGTGGTGCTGGCGGTGCGAGGGAGTTCACTCCTTCTCGTGCAGATGAGATCGACGACTGGGGCGCCGGGAAAAAGCCGCTGCCGGAACGCAGGGAAAGGGGTTTCTTCGAGTCGCAATCGAAGGCTGACGAATCGGATAATTGGAGCTCTAACAAGAGCAGATCTGCGTCTTCCGGCGGTGGGTTTGGTGGCtacagggagagagagggacgcTCTCGACCAGGGTTCGAGATGTTTGGCGGAGCGGCAGGGTCCAATTCATGGGGGCGGAAGGCGGAAGATAGCAACGGAGGGGCTGCCTCCGACTCGTGGGGCCGGAAGACGGAGGATAGCAACGTTTCAAGCATGGGCTATGGCGGCCGGCCTCGCCTCGTCCTACAGCCGAGGACGCTGCCATTGGATGGGAAGTCAGATCAACCAGCGCAGGTTTCAGGAGTACAGAGGACGAAGGGCTCGAACCCGTTTGGCGCGGCAAGGCCGAGGGAGGAGGTCCTGGCGGAGAAGGGGCAGGATTGGAAGAAGATCGACGAGAAGCTTGAGGCGGGGAAGATTAAGGACGTAGATTCGCCACCGCGGTTGGAGCGGAACGATGGTTCTTTCGGTAGGAAAGATTTCGGGAATGGCAAGGTGAGTTCCCATGACGACAGGACCGTTAGGAGTTGGAGGAAGCCTGATTCTACCGATAGCCCTGGAAG GGTTGGAAAGGCTGAAGATGGGGAGAAAGCCGAAAGCATTGGTGAGGTCGAAGGAGCTCCAAGCAACTGA
- the LOC116248267 gene encoding uncharacterized protein LOC116248267, giving the protein MSKKPSGFLHCQSPASTLGFMATLKRRRRARSMIRFATVCLVVFFLSSTLASALSSIIDRTRREQLISSLSSSDNGGSSGISQQFVASPSGRYGGLFVRQTAADSQSYGHDYCYIQIVGSGQILWESECAPVSTTNRCYLVFSDFGLEIYDGGRSVWDTNADGVKLQTLMMLDNGDLQIRDEGDQVAWKASDYQSNSHRCSTSSYTPYASPLPSNDPQPAFNQPYNQQPLNQPYSSVNQPFSSTNQQPFGNGIPLIHNPLFGSGSTREVPSPVFLLIGLFVLVLSVYGFDIS; this is encoded by the coding sequence ATGTCCAAGAAACCCAGCGGCTTCCTTCATTGTCAATCTCCTGCTTCAACTCTTGGTTTCATGGCGACCCTTAAGAGGAGAAGACGGGCACGGTCTATGATCAGATTTGCTACTGTTTGCCTCgttgttttcttcttatcttcAACACTTGCAAGTGCCCTTTCAAGTATAATTGACAGAACCCGAAGAGAGCAGCTCATCTCAAGCCTATCATCTTCAGACAATGGTGGCAGCAGTGGAATCTCCCAGCAGTTCGTCGCGTCGCCGTCCGGAAGGTACGGAGGGCTGTTCGTCCGGCAAACGGCGGCCGACTCTCAGTCTTATGGCCATGACTACTGTTACATCCAGATTGTTGGCTCAGGTCAGATCCTGTGGGAGTCAGAGTGCGCCCCTGTTAGCACCACGAACCGATGCTACCTGGTTTTCTCCGACTTTGGCCTTGAGATTTATGATGGGGGCAGGTCAGTTTGGGATACTAACGCTGATGGGGTGAAGCTGCAGACTCTCATGATGCTTGATAATGGAGACTTGCAGATCAGAGACGAAGGTGATCAAGTGGCCTGGAAGGCAAGTGATTACCAGTCCAATAGTCACAGATGCAGCACTTCCAGTTACACCCCATATGCCTCTCCTCTACCTTCTAATGACCCACAGCCTGCATTCAACCAGCCATACAACCAGCAGCCCCTGAACCAGCCATATTCCTCAGTGAATCAGCCATTCTCTTCTACAAACCAACAGCCTTTTGGTAATGGAATACCGTTAATACACAATCCTCTATTTGGTAGCGGCTCAACGCGTGAAGTTCCATCTCCTGTTTTTCTTCTGATAGGTTTGTTTGTGCTTGTTTTGAGTGTTTATGGTTTTGATATTTCTTAG